In one Pseudarthrobacter oxydans genomic region, the following are encoded:
- a CDS encoding bifunctional nuclease family protein, which translates to MIEVEIVGVRIELPSNQPLVLLREMHGERHVPIWIGTPEASAIALAQQGVVPPRPMTHDLLVDVVESLGHSVVSVNIVAVEDNIFYGQLQFENGTTVSSRASDALAIALRAKCRIWCADSVMDEAGVRITEHDEGEDTEPGPTVDEERELRRFREFLDDVEPEDFDG; encoded by the coding sequence ATGATTGAAGTCGAGATTGTGGGCGTTCGCATCGAACTGCCTTCCAACCAGCCACTGGTCCTGCTTCGGGAAATGCACGGGGAACGGCACGTCCCCATATGGATCGGGACGCCTGAAGCCAGTGCCATTGCCCTTGCCCAGCAGGGCGTGGTCCCGCCCCGCCCCATGACCCACGACCTCCTGGTGGACGTCGTGGAGTCGCTGGGGCACTCGGTGGTCAGCGTGAACATCGTTGCGGTGGAGGACAACATCTTCTACGGCCAGCTGCAGTTCGAGAACGGGACAACAGTCAGTTCGCGGGCCTCGGACGCGCTGGCCATAGCCCTGCGCGCAAAGTGCCGGATTTGGTGCGCGGATTCAGTCATGGATGAGGCCGGAGTCCGCATCACCGAGCATGACGAGGGCGAGGACACGGAACCCGGTCCCACCGTTGATGAAGAGCGCGAACTGCGCCGGTTCCGGGAGTTCCTGGACGATGTTGAGCCCGAGGATTTCGACGGCTGA
- a CDS encoding ParA family protein, which translates to MQVVSISSLKGGVGKTSVTTGLASAALAAGISTLVVDLDPHADATTALGVQPGDQLDIGRMLKSPRRAKLSENVVRSSWTARAQSNGSGSAVLDVAVGSAYTGIYDRPDLGRRDLRRLSSVLATGDDYQLVLVDCPPSLNGLTRMAWSASDKVALVAEPGLFSVAGTERTMRAIQLFRQEFAPNLSPAGIVANRVRSGSSEHAYRLAEMESMFGELLLSPRIPEQANWQQIQGAAHPVHHWPGDSAKSAAALFDELLANLMAVGSGLRSRAR; encoded by the coding sequence GTGCAAGTAGTCAGCATCAGCAGCCTTAAGGGTGGAGTCGGCAAGACTTCCGTCACCACAGGATTGGCGTCTGCGGCGCTGGCCGCGGGCATCAGCACGCTGGTGGTGGACCTTGATCCGCACGCGGATGCCACCACTGCGTTGGGAGTCCAGCCCGGCGACCAGCTGGATATCGGCCGGATGCTCAAGAGTCCCCGCCGGGCAAAGCTGTCCGAGAACGTGGTGCGCAGCAGCTGGACCGCCAGGGCCCAGTCCAACGGCTCCGGCTCCGCCGTACTGGACGTCGCCGTCGGCTCCGCCTACACCGGCATCTATGACCGGCCGGACCTGGGCCGCCGCGACCTGCGCAGGCTCTCCTCTGTCCTGGCTACCGGGGACGACTACCAGCTTGTCCTGGTGGACTGCCCGCCGTCCCTGAACGGCCTGACCCGGATGGCCTGGTCCGCCAGCGACAAGGTGGCGCTGGTTGCCGAGCCCGGCCTGTTCTCGGTGGCCGGCACCGAGCGGACCATGCGGGCCATCCAGCTTTTCCGCCAGGAGTTCGCCCCCAACCTCTCCCCGGCAGGCATCGTGGCCAACCGGGTGCGGTCGGGTTCCTCGGAACACGCGTACCGGCTTGCGGAGATGGAGTCCATGTTCGGAGAACTCCTCCTGAGCCCGCGGATTCCGGAACAGGCCAACTGGCAGCAGATCCAGGGCGCCGCCCACCCCGTGCACCACTGGCCCGGTGATTCCGCGAAGTCCGCTGCGGCCCTGTTCGATGAACTGCTGGCCAACCTGATGGCTGTCGGCAGCGGCCTGCGCAGCCGCGCCAGGTAG
- a CDS encoding FHA domain-containing protein: MAGHTQNPADGEHGSGAARASETTSIHLTPVRDEPTIAPKLSSDERSSVEALPAGSALLVAHSGPNAGARFLLDSDVTTAGRHPDADIFLDDVTVSRRHVEFRRTARSFEVVDKNSLNGTYVNHDRVDSVELKSGSEVQIGKFRLTFYMSPANAAGRG, from the coding sequence ATGGCTGGCCACACACAGAACCCTGCCGACGGGGAACACGGCTCGGGTGCGGCCAGGGCGTCGGAGACTACTTCGATCCATCTCACCCCGGTGAGGGATGAGCCCACGATTGCCCCCAAACTCTCGTCCGATGAGCGCAGCTCGGTTGAGGCGCTCCCGGCCGGGTCAGCACTGCTGGTTGCGCACAGCGGCCCCAACGCCGGCGCCCGCTTCCTGCTTGATTCCGATGTCACCACGGCCGGACGGCACCCGGATGCGGATATCTTCCTGGACGACGTCACCGTTTCCCGCCGCCATGTCGAGTTCCGGCGCACCGCCCGGAGTTTCGAAGTGGTGGACAAAAACAGCCTGAACGGCACCTACGTCAACCACGACCGCGTGGACAGCGTGGAGCTCAAGTCCGGCAGCGAAGTCCAGATCGGCAAGTTCCGCCTCACCTTCTACATGAGCCCTGCCAACGCTGCAGGCCGCGGCTGA
- a CDS encoding pyruvate carboxylase, with amino-acid sequence MFSKVLVANRGEIAIRAFRAGYELGAKTVAVFPHEDRNSIHRQKADEAYLIGEEGHPVRAYLDVEEVVRVAKESGADAIYPGYGFLSENPDLARAAKAAGITFVGPPAEVLELAGNKVAALKAARDAGVPVLKSSAPSKDLDELIAAADEIGFPIFAKAVAGGGGRGMRRVDTREALPEALQSAMREADAAFGDPTMFLEQAVLRPRHIEVQILADAEGNVMHLFERDCSIQRRHQKVIEIAPAPNLDEGIRQALYRDAVKFAKALNYVNAGTVEFLVDTVGERAGQHVFIEMNPRIQVEHTVTEEVTDVDLVQAQMRIAAGETLADLGLSQDTVKLRGAALQSRITTEDPANGFRPDVGKITGYRSAGGAGVRLDGGTVYSGAEISPHFDSMLVKLTCRGRDYPSAVARARRALAEFRIRGVSTNISFLQAVLDDPDFIAGDVATSFIDERPQLLKARVSADRGTKLLTWLAEVTVNKPNGELKVHSNPASKLPSVKDKQAVPGSRQRLLELGPEGFAKALREQNAVAVTDTTFRDAHQSLLATRVRTRDLVAAGPAVTALLPELLSVEAWGGATYDVALRFLGEDPWDRLAALRKALPNVCLQMLLRGRNTVGYTPYPEEVTEAFVNEAAATGIDIFRIFDALNDVSQMAPAIRAVRATGTAVAEVALCYTGDMLDPEETLYTLDYYLGLAQKIVDAGAHILAIKDMAGLLRPAAGAKLVSALRERFDLPVHLHTHDTAGGQLATLLAAVDAGVDAVDVASASLAGTTSQPSASALVAALAHTPRDTGLSLAAVSSLEPYWEAVRRVYAPFESGLPGPTGRVYQHEIPGGQLSNLRQQAIALGLGERFEAIEDMYTAADRILGHLVKVTPSSKVVGDLALHLVGLNADPADFNENPQNYDIPDSVIGFLSGELGDPPGGWPEPFRTKALQGRSVKVRDVELSPEDSAALKSDSKTRQHTLNRLLFDGPTKDYLKSVETYGNISVLDTRDYLYGLQRGTEHEIQLEKGVRLIASLEAVSEADEKGMRTVMCTLNGQSRPVVVRDRSVVSNVKAAEKADPAQPGHVAAPFAGAVTVTVKAGDEVKAGDTVATIEAMKMEASITTPVAGKVSRLAISSIEQVEGGDLLLVVEQ; translated from the coding sequence ATGTTTTCCAAAGTTCTGGTGGCCAACCGCGGCGAAATCGCGATCAGGGCCTTCCGCGCCGGCTACGAGCTGGGCGCCAAGACGGTTGCCGTTTTCCCCCATGAAGACAGAAACTCGATCCACCGCCAGAAAGCGGACGAGGCCTACCTGATTGGCGAAGAGGGCCACCCCGTCCGGGCTTACCTGGACGTAGAAGAAGTAGTGCGGGTGGCAAAGGAGTCCGGTGCGGACGCCATCTACCCGGGCTACGGGTTCCTTTCCGAGAACCCGGACCTCGCCCGGGCCGCGAAGGCCGCGGGCATCACCTTTGTTGGTCCGCCTGCGGAGGTCCTGGAACTCGCGGGCAACAAGGTAGCGGCGCTGAAGGCAGCCCGCGACGCCGGCGTTCCCGTCCTGAAGTCCAGCGCGCCCTCCAAGGACCTGGACGAACTGATCGCTGCGGCCGACGAGATCGGGTTCCCCATCTTCGCCAAGGCAGTGGCCGGCGGCGGCGGCCGCGGCATGCGCCGGGTGGACACCCGTGAGGCCCTGCCCGAAGCCCTGCAGTCAGCCATGCGTGAGGCCGATGCCGCCTTCGGCGATCCCACCATGTTCCTGGAGCAGGCCGTCCTGCGCCCGCGGCACATTGAGGTCCAGATCCTGGCCGATGCCGAGGGCAACGTCATGCACCTCTTCGAACGCGACTGCTCCATCCAGCGGCGCCACCAGAAGGTCATCGAGATCGCCCCGGCCCCCAACCTCGATGAGGGCATACGGCAGGCGCTGTACCGGGATGCCGTCAAATTCGCCAAGGCCCTGAACTACGTCAACGCCGGCACGGTGGAGTTCCTGGTGGACACGGTCGGGGAGCGCGCCGGCCAGCACGTCTTCATCGAGATGAACCCGCGCATCCAGGTGGAACACACGGTCACCGAGGAAGTCACCGACGTCGACCTGGTGCAGGCACAGATGCGGATCGCCGCCGGAGAAACACTCGCCGACCTCGGCCTCTCCCAGGACACCGTCAAGCTGCGTGGCGCGGCGCTGCAGAGCCGCATCACCACGGAAGACCCCGCCAACGGCTTCCGTCCGGACGTCGGAAAGATCACCGGCTACCGTTCCGCCGGCGGCGCGGGTGTGAGGCTCGACGGCGGCACCGTTTACTCCGGTGCCGAAATCAGCCCCCATTTCGACTCCATGCTCGTCAAGCTCACCTGCCGCGGCAGGGACTACCCGTCCGCCGTCGCCCGTGCACGCCGGGCCCTGGCGGAATTCCGCATCCGCGGCGTCTCCACCAACATTTCCTTCCTGCAGGCAGTGCTTGACGATCCCGACTTCATCGCGGGGGACGTCGCCACCTCCTTCATTGACGAGCGCCCGCAGCTGCTCAAGGCCCGCGTCTCTGCGGACCGCGGCACCAAGCTCCTCACCTGGCTGGCCGAGGTCACGGTCAACAAGCCCAACGGCGAACTCAAGGTCCACTCCAACCCGGCCAGCAAGCTGCCGTCGGTCAAGGACAAACAGGCCGTTCCGGGCTCCCGGCAGAGGCTCCTCGAGCTGGGCCCCGAAGGCTTTGCCAAGGCGCTTCGCGAACAGAACGCGGTGGCCGTCACGGACACCACGTTCAGGGACGCCCACCAGTCGCTGCTGGCAACCCGCGTCCGCACCCGCGACCTGGTGGCGGCCGGACCCGCCGTCACCGCGCTGCTGCCGGAACTGCTGTCCGTTGAAGCCTGGGGCGGGGCCACTTACGACGTGGCACTCCGGTTCCTCGGCGAAGACCCCTGGGACCGCCTCGCTGCGCTGCGCAAGGCGCTCCCCAACGTGTGTCTGCAGATGCTGCTCCGTGGCCGCAACACCGTGGGCTACACGCCGTACCCTGAAGAGGTGACCGAAGCCTTCGTGAACGAGGCTGCCGCCACCGGCATCGACATCTTCCGGATCTTCGACGCCTTGAACGACGTCAGCCAGATGGCCCCGGCCATCCGTGCGGTCCGGGCCACCGGCACCGCGGTGGCCGAGGTGGCACTCTGCTACACCGGGGACATGCTGGATCCGGAAGAGACGCTCTACACGCTTGACTACTACCTGGGTCTTGCCCAGAAGATCGTTGACGCCGGCGCCCACATCCTGGCAATCAAGGACATGGCCGGCCTGCTCCGTCCCGCCGCGGGAGCGAAACTCGTTTCAGCCCTCCGGGAACGCTTCGACCTGCCGGTGCACCTGCACACCCACGACACGGCAGGAGGCCAGCTGGCCACGCTGCTGGCCGCCGTGGATGCCGGTGTTGACGCTGTGGACGTCGCGTCGGCGTCGCTGGCAGGAACCACCAGCCAGCCCTCGGCCTCTGCCCTGGTGGCAGCCCTGGCGCACACTCCGCGGGACACGGGGCTCAGCCTGGCTGCGGTCAGTTCGCTGGAACCGTACTGGGAAGCGGTCCGCCGCGTGTACGCACCGTTCGAGTCCGGCCTTCCCGGCCCCACCGGTCGCGTCTACCAGCATGAGATCCCCGGCGGCCAGCTCTCCAACCTGCGCCAGCAGGCCATTGCGCTGGGACTGGGGGAGCGCTTCGAAGCCATCGAGGACATGTACACCGCGGCCGACCGCATCCTTGGGCACCTGGTCAAGGTGACGCCGTCCTCCAAGGTGGTGGGCGACCTCGCCCTGCACCTGGTGGGCTTGAACGCGGACCCGGCGGACTTCAACGAGAACCCGCAGAACTACGACATCCCGGATTCCGTGATCGGCTTCCTGTCCGGCGAGCTCGGCGATCCGCCAGGAGGCTGGCCGGAGCCCTTCCGCACCAAGGCCCTGCAGGGCCGCAGCGTGAAGGTCAGGGATGTGGAGCTCAGCCCCGAGGACAGTGCTGCACTGAAGTCCGATTCCAAGACCCGCCAGCACACGCTGAACCGGCTGCTCTTCGATGGACCCACCAAGGACTACCTGAAGAGCGTCGAAACCTACGGCAACATCTCCGTCCTGGATACCCGCGACTACCTCTACGGCCTGCAGCGTGGCACTGAGCACGAGATCCAGCTGGAGAAGGGCGTGCGGCTGATCGCGTCGCTGGAAGCGGTATCCGAGGCGGACGAAAAGGGCATGCGCACCGTCATGTGTACCCTCAACGGCCAGTCCCGGCCCGTCGTGGTGAGGGACCGCTCCGTGGTCAGCAACGTGAAGGCTGCCGAAAAGGCAGACCCGGCCCAGCCCGGCCACGTGGCCGCACCGTTCGCGGGCGCCGTTACGGTGACGGTCAAGGCCGGCGACGAGGTCAAGGCAGGAGACACGGTAGCCACCATCGAGGCGATGAAGATGGAAGCATCCATTACGACGCCGGTGGCCGGCAAAGTCTCACGGCTCGCCATCTCATCCATCGAGCAGGTGGAGGGCGGGGACCTGCTGCTGGTGGTCGAGCAGTAG
- a CDS encoding alpha/beta fold hydrolase, which translates to MTSGPDHSPFSSSSIGDGPRVGVVLSHGFTASPHGLRAWARSLADAGFAVRMPLLPGHGTSWQELARTRWQEWHRALDEAYLELDADCDYVFAAGLSMGGALALRIAATRPVAGVIVVNPGLVIDDPRAPIAGILKLVMKSTPAIANDILKEGMDEGAYPRTPVAAAHEVNKMFKDTIRLLPRITAPVKAFRSTVDHVVSDSSLVALRRGLTHAPLDLVYLENSYHVATLDNDADRIFQGSVEFIRSVASGGAPGRSTASAPSTLEVASHEQA; encoded by the coding sequence ATGACCTCCGGCCCGGACCACAGCCCGTTCAGCAGCAGTTCCATCGGCGACGGGCCCCGCGTCGGCGTGGTCCTCTCACATGGCTTTACCGCCAGTCCGCACGGACTGCGCGCCTGGGCCCGGAGCCTGGCCGATGCCGGCTTCGCCGTCCGTATGCCCCTGCTGCCCGGCCACGGCACCAGCTGGCAGGAACTCGCACGGACGCGGTGGCAGGAATGGCACAGGGCGTTGGACGAGGCCTACCTTGAACTGGATGCGGACTGCGACTATGTCTTTGCGGCCGGGCTGAGCATGGGCGGGGCGCTGGCGCTGCGGATTGCGGCCACCCGGCCCGTGGCCGGCGTGATCGTGGTCAACCCGGGGCTGGTCATCGATGACCCGCGCGCACCGATCGCCGGGATCCTGAAGCTGGTGATGAAAAGTACGCCGGCCATCGCCAACGACATTCTCAAGGAAGGCATGGACGAGGGCGCCTACCCCCGGACCCCGGTTGCTGCGGCGCACGAAGTCAACAAGATGTTCAAGGACACCATCAGGCTCCTTCCCCGGATCACGGCCCCGGTCAAGGCCTTCCGCTCCACGGTTGACCACGTGGTGTCCGACTCAAGCCTCGTGGCGCTCCGCCGCGGGCTCACCCATGCTCCCCTGGACCTGGTCTACCTTGAGAACAGCTACCATGTGGCAACCCTGGACAATGATGCCGACCGGATTTTTCAGGGATCCGTTGAGTTCATCCGCTCGGTTGCTTCCGGCGGGGCTCCCGGGCGTTCAACGGCAAGTGCGCCCTCAACGCTGGAGGTCGCGTCCCATGAACAGGCCTGA
- a CDS encoding MerR family transcriptional regulator: protein MAQPERRGPQVLNIGEVLAQLSGDFPGMTASKIRFLEEKGLINPRRTPAGYRQYSDGDVERLRFVLALQRDQYLPLKVIKDYLDAIDRGERPENLPPGVVVSPRIVSDELAAELQNRGRKLTEEQLRTESGASVPLLQSLLSFGLISHSNGQFDEHALQVARACVQLESHGLEPRHLRPFQAAAEREFGLVERVVAPLASRKDSASQARAAEAAREISDLCLTLHRALVQDHISRMDI, encoded by the coding sequence ATGGCACAACCGGAACGCCGGGGACCCCAGGTCCTCAACATCGGGGAAGTCCTCGCACAGCTCAGCGGGGACTTTCCCGGCATGACTGCGTCCAAGATCAGGTTCCTTGAGGAAAAAGGGCTCATCAACCCGCGCAGGACACCGGCGGGCTACCGCCAGTACTCGGACGGCGACGTCGAGCGGCTGCGGTTCGTCCTGGCCCTGCAGCGTGACCAGTACCTCCCCCTGAAAGTCATCAAGGACTACCTCGATGCCATCGACAGGGGCGAACGCCCCGAGAACCTCCCGCCCGGCGTCGTGGTGTCCCCGCGCATCGTCTCGGATGAGCTGGCGGCGGAACTGCAGAACCGGGGGCGCAAGCTTACGGAAGAGCAGCTCCGCACGGAATCCGGTGCCAGTGTGCCGCTGCTGCAGTCCCTCCTGAGTTTCGGCCTGATTAGCCACAGCAATGGCCAGTTCGATGAGCACGCCCTCCAGGTGGCGCGCGCCTGCGTCCAGCTGGAGAGCCACGGGCTTGAACCCCGCCACCTCCGCCCCTTCCAGGCGGCTGCGGAACGGGAGTTTGGCTTGGTGGAGCGCGTCGTGGCGCCATTGGCGTCCCGCAAGGACTCCGCGTCCCAGGCACGGGCAGCTGAGGCCGCCCGTGAGATTAGCGACCTCTGCCTCACCCTGCACCGTGCCTTGGTGCAGGACCATATCTCACGCATGGACATCTGA
- the gcvH gene encoding glycine cleavage system protein GcvH, which produces MSNIPEDLSYTAEHEWVTAPNADGVVRVGITDFAQDALGDVVYAQMPEVGTKITANEVVGEVESTKSVSDIYAPVTGEVVARNESLDTDSALINTDPYGEGWLIEIKLAEADAVESLLSASEYEQQVG; this is translated from the coding sequence ATGAGCAACATTCCCGAAGATCTGTCCTACACAGCCGAACACGAGTGGGTCACCGCCCCCAATGCCGACGGCGTGGTCCGGGTAGGCATCACCGACTTTGCCCAGGACGCACTCGGGGACGTTGTCTACGCCCAGATGCCTGAAGTTGGCACCAAGATTACGGCGAACGAAGTTGTGGGCGAGGTGGAGTCCACCAAGAGCGTCAGCGACATCTATGCCCCTGTAACCGGCGAAGTTGTGGCCCGCAACGAGTCACTGGACACCGATTCCGCGCTGATCAACACAGATCCCTACGGTGAAGGGTGGCTCATTGAGATCAAGCTCGCCGAAGCTGACGCCGTTGAATCATTGCTCAGTGCATCGGAGTACGAACAGCAGGTAGGCTAA
- a CDS encoding ROK family glucokinase, whose product MYVPPPGEQAGPLRRPAPWRRRPTTSRARTRHDGEGFREHLRLGRKGLAIGIDIGGTKVAAGVVDADGRILSEARRATPGSDPRAVEKVIVELVEELGKGHRIWSVGIGAAGWMDLDGGTVLFSPHLAWRNEPLRANLQRLLRRPVLLSNDADAAAWAEWRFGAGQGEDRLVCITLGTGIGGAMVMDGRVERGRFGVAGEFGHQIIMPGGHRCECGNRGCWEQYASGNALGREARILARANSPVAQDLIAAVGGRTEAITGAIVTELALAGDPVSRELLEEVGEWLGLGLANLAAALDPGLFVIGGGLCSAGDLLVEPARKAFARNLTGRGFRPAAGIQLAALGPNAGLIGAADLSRVSSRTRR is encoded by the coding sequence ATGTATGTACCGCCCCCCGGCGAACAGGCCGGGCCCCTCAGAAGACCTGCCCCCTGGAGGCGCCGGCCCACCACTTCCAGGGCAAGGACGCGGCACGACGGCGAAGGCTTCCGTGAGCACCTGCGCCTCGGCCGCAAGGGCCTCGCCATTGGGATCGACATCGGCGGGACGAAGGTGGCCGCCGGCGTCGTTGATGCAGACGGCCGCATCCTCAGCGAGGCACGGCGTGCCACCCCCGGCAGCGATCCCCGGGCAGTGGAAAAGGTCATCGTGGAGTTGGTCGAGGAACTGGGCAAGGGGCACCGGATCTGGTCCGTGGGCATCGGCGCCGCAGGGTGGATGGACCTCGACGGCGGGACGGTGCTTTTCAGCCCCCACCTCGCCTGGCGCAATGAACCACTACGCGCCAACCTGCAGCGGCTCCTGCGCCGGCCGGTGCTCCTTTCCAACGACGCCGACGCCGCCGCGTGGGCGGAATGGCGCTTCGGTGCGGGCCAGGGGGAAGACCGGCTGGTCTGCATCACGCTGGGTACCGGCATCGGCGGTGCCATGGTGATGGACGGCAGGGTGGAGCGCGGCCGTTTCGGTGTGGCAGGGGAATTCGGGCACCAGATCATCATGCCGGGCGGGCACCGCTGCGAATGCGGAAACCGCGGCTGCTGGGAACAGTACGCCTCCGGGAATGCGCTGGGCCGGGAAGCAAGGATCCTGGCGCGGGCCAACTCCCCGGTGGCGCAGGACCTGATAGCGGCCGTGGGCGGGCGGACCGAGGCCATCACCGGTGCGATCGTGACGGAACTGGCGCTGGCAGGCGACCCGGTATCACGTGAATTGCTTGAGGAAGTAGGGGAGTGGCTCGGGCTGGGACTCGCCAACCTTGCTGCCGCCCTGGACCCGGGACTTTTCGTCATCGGCGGCGGCCTGTGCTCGGCAGGGGACCTGCTGGTGGAACCTGCCCGCAAAGCTTTCGCCCGCAACCTGACGGGCCGCGGTTTCAGGCCTGCCGCGGGGATCCAGCTGGCGGCCCTGGGGCCGAATGCCGGACTCATCGGTGCTGCCGATCTGTCCCGCGTCAGCAGCAGGACGCGCCGCTAG
- a CDS encoding MerR family transcriptional regulator, with the protein MSPKGEAGGLKQPTAGVAVPASGAQGLLFTEDLPVLDEDAGYRGPTACKAAGITYRQLDYWARTGLVEPAVRGAAGSGSQRLYGFRDILVLKVVKRLLDTGVSLQQIRTAVEHLRERGVEDLAQITLMSDGASVYECTSADEVIDLVQGGQGVFGIAVGRVWREVEGSLASLPSEHAAEPSFPDDELSKRRAARKIS; encoded by the coding sequence GTGAGTCCCAAAGGTGAAGCAGGCGGGCTGAAGCAGCCCACGGCTGGTGTTGCTGTGCCGGCGAGCGGTGCCCAGGGCCTCCTGTTTACCGAAGACCTTCCTGTGCTGGATGAGGACGCGGGCTACCGCGGGCCCACCGCATGCAAGGCGGCCGGCATCACGTACCGCCAGCTCGACTACTGGGCACGCACCGGCCTGGTGGAGCCCGCGGTCCGCGGCGCCGCCGGTTCCGGCTCCCAGCGACTGTACGGCTTCCGCGACATCCTGGTCCTGAAAGTCGTCAAGAGGCTCCTGGACACCGGGGTATCGCTGCAGCAAATCCGCACCGCCGTGGAACACCTGCGGGAACGCGGCGTCGAAGACCTCGCCCAGATCACCCTGATGAGTGACGGCGCGAGCGTCTACGAGTGCACCTCCGCTGACGAGGTCATCGACCTCGTCCAGGGCGGCCAAGGTGTGTTCGGCATTGCCGTCGGACGGGTCTGGCGTGAGGTGGAGGGCAGCCTGGCCTCGCTTCCCAGCGAGCATGCCGCTGAGCCGTCTTTTCCGGACGACGAACTGAGCAAGCGCAGGGCAGCGCGCAAGATCAGCTGA
- a CDS encoding AMP-dependent synthetase/ligase: MREFSVPPLVVVPPETNITDLVLRQAAKAGNPALFSRRDASGSWQDISATDFVADVRALAKGLMASGVGAGDRVGIMSRTRYEWSLVDFAIWFAGAVSVPIYETSSPSQVAWNLGDSGAVAAFGEAAHHEDIIRQAVTAEGLASLQHVWQLEGEGLDALREAGREVSDEDLEARRKTATLGDTATIIYTSGTTGRPKGCELTHGNFVELSDNALAIIGEIVHENAKTIMFLPLAHVFARFISVLAMAAGTTVAHTPDIKNLLADLQSYEPTFILAVPRVFEKVYNSAMTKAEDAGKGAIFHKAADTAIAFSKARQEGRVGMGLKLRHALFDKLVYGKLRAAMGGHVAHAVSGGGPLGERLGHFFQGIGLQVLEGYGLTETTAPITVNTPSLIKIGSVGKPLPGNAVKIAEDGEILAKGVCVMRGYYKRPDLTGETFDDGWFRTGDIGRLDDDGFVWITGRKKEIIVTAGGKNVIPALLEDQIRADALVSQVLVVGDNRPFIGALVTLDQEALPGWLQRHNLPADTSLADAAKNPVVKAAVQDLITAANASVSQAEAIKSFRIVPADFTEASGHLTPSMKVKRAQVMKDFETVIEEMYSSPRP, translated from the coding sequence GTGCGCGAATTCAGTGTTCCGCCTCTTGTTGTAGTCCCACCGGAAACCAACATCACCGATCTGGTGCTGCGGCAGGCAGCCAAGGCCGGCAACCCCGCACTCTTTTCGCGGCGCGACGCCTCCGGGTCCTGGCAGGACATTTCCGCCACTGATTTCGTGGCCGACGTCCGGGCACTGGCAAAGGGGCTGATGGCCAGCGGAGTGGGTGCCGGCGACCGCGTGGGCATCATGTCCCGCACCCGGTACGAATGGTCCCTGGTGGATTTCGCAATCTGGTTCGCCGGCGCCGTCTCCGTCCCCATCTACGAAACTTCCTCGCCCTCCCAGGTGGCCTGGAACCTGGGCGACTCCGGCGCGGTGGCCGCTTTCGGCGAGGCAGCCCACCATGAGGACATCATCCGCCAGGCGGTAACGGCGGAAGGCCTGGCATCCCTCCAGCACGTGTGGCAGCTGGAAGGCGAGGGACTTGACGCCCTCCGCGAAGCCGGCCGGGAGGTCAGCGACGAGGATCTTGAAGCCCGGAGGAAAACAGCCACCCTGGGTGATACCGCCACCATCATCTACACGTCCGGCACCACAGGCAGGCCCAAGGGCTGCGAACTGACGCACGGCAACTTCGTCGAGCTTTCCGACAACGCACTGGCCATCATTGGCGAGATCGTCCACGAGAACGCGAAGACCATCATGTTCCTCCCGCTGGCGCACGTCTTTGCCCGCTTCATCTCCGTCCTGGCCATGGCTGCCGGCACCACCGTGGCGCACACACCGGATATCAAGAACCTCCTGGCGGACCTCCAGAGCTACGAGCCCACCTTCATCCTGGCGGTGCCGCGGGTCTTCGAAAAGGTCTACAACTCTGCCATGACCAAGGCGGAGGACGCCGGCAAGGGAGCCATCTTCCATAAGGCAGCCGATACCGCCATCGCCTTCTCCAAGGCACGGCAGGAGGGCCGCGTCGGCATGGGCCTCAAGCTGCGCCACGCACTGTTCGACAAACTGGTCTACGGCAAACTGCGGGCCGCGATGGGCGGCCATGTTGCCCATGCGGTGTCCGGCGGCGGCCCGCTGGGCGAGCGGCTGGGCCACTTTTTCCAGGGCATCGGGCTGCAGGTGCTTGAAGGCTACGGCCTGACGGAAACCACCGCACCCATTACCGTGAACACCCCGTCGCTGATCAAGATCGGGTCCGTGGGAAAGCCCCTGCCCGGAAATGCCGTGAAGATCGCCGAGGACGGCGAGATCCTCGCCAAGGGCGTGTGCGTAATGCGCGGCTACTACAAGCGGCCCGACCTCACCGGCGAAACGTTCGACGACGGATGGTTCCGTACCGGGGACATCGGCCGGCTCGATGACGACGGCTTTGTGTGGATTACCGGGCGCAAGAAGGAGATCATTGTCACCGCGGGCGGCAAGAACGTCATCCCCGCCCTGCTCGAGGACCAGATCCGGGCCGATGCGCTGGTCTCGCAGGTGCTGGTGGTCGGCGACAACCGGCCGTTCATCGGCGCCCTGGTCACGCTGGACCAGGAAGCCCTGCCCGGCTGGCTGCAGCGGCACAACCTCCCGGCAGACACTTCCCTGGCGGACGCCGCCAAGAACCCGGTGGTCAAGGCGGCAGTCCAGGACCTGATCACGGCCGCGAACGCGTCGGTTTCCCAGGCCGAGGCCATCAAGTCCTTCCGCATCGTGCCGGCCGACTTCACCGAAGCGTCCGGGCACCTGACGCCGTCCATGAAGGTCAAGCGGGCCCAGGTCATGAAGGACTTCGAAACGGTCATCGAGGAGATGTACAGCTCGCCTCGTCCGTAG